The Peptococcaceae bacterium 1198_IL3148 nucleotide sequence AAAGTACGGAATCAGTTCGGTTAAGCCAGCAATAATTCCCAGCATAACTGAATATTCCAAGCCCAAAAGGGCCATGGAGATACCCGTCATCAAACCAACTATAATTACTAAACTAAGGTGACCTCTAATGAAGCTAATTAGTACAACATTTATTTGGCGGGCCAAATGCCAAGTATCAGAAAAATGACGTTCTGGCAACCAAACTGTCACCTTACTTTTAAAGGAATCGAGATCCTTTAAAATATAAAAGGCCAACACCGGTGCCAAAATAAAGTTTAAACTATGACCCAACAGACTAATTATTGATCTGACCGTGGCCACTAAAAGTTGCTGTAAAGTTGACTCAATCTCAGATATTTGTTGATCTATCGCTTGACGCATAGCCTCAGGTAATTCAGTGCGGTAATAACTTTTTTGCACATTCTGCAAAAATATCTCCACTTGATCGGTGTAACTGGGCAACATATAAACCAACGTATGTAATTGATTTACTAGTCTAGGTATACCATACAATAATATGGCCGAAACAACTATCATTACTCCCATATAAGCCAGTAGTATTGCCAGTACACGGGGGGTTCCCCGTTCCTCCATCGCACAGACCAGTGGATACAGCAAATAAACCAGCACCGCTGCTAAAATAAACGAAACAAACAAATTGCGGATCAAATAAATAAAACCCATCGACATTAATAATAAAACTAAGTAAAACATATAACGATGTATTTTTTTATCATGCCACAGTGTCATTATCTATCTCCATCGTATAAAAAACTTGTATTTGCACCAATCCTTTTCAATTCCGGTAATGTAAATAAAAAGTGAGGTATCACCTCACTTTTTCGAATACCTATTTCATTAAATCTTGAACCCGATGCGACACACCTCTCATCATGCGATTGGCCTGTTTACGACGTCGGGGTCCAATGATGTTGCGGTTGTTTTTTGGCTCCATATACATGCTCATCACTGCTCCTAAAACACTGCCGGCCACCATACCACTCCAAAATCCGCGCAACTTAATTCACCCCCTGTAACATATTGTAATTACAGCAACATTGTTTGATTATTTGGATCAAAGGCAACTAAACTACCATCTTCATCAACTTGAAAAATATCTACTCCTTCTTTGCTTTTTCGATACTCCACGCAACAGTCCCAACAGTAATACTGGTCTACTCCCACTTTGCCGGTGGCTTTGCCACCACATACAGGACAATTCATTATAACCAAAATCCCCCTTTCAAAACGCAACAACAATGGTAATTATATTATTGCCGTAATTACACAAAAAAATGCAATGGGACCAATTTCTTTTACATCCCATTGCATTTTAAAATTAGATAAAAATTATAAAACTTTTTCTATAGTGCCTCCTCCAACCAGGTAATCCCCTTGATAAAATACCACCGCTTGTCCGGGGGTAATGGCCTTTTGTGGTTGTTGAAAATGCACATGCACTTTCCCCGCGGGCAATGGACTGATGATGGCCGGAGAAGGACTGCCATTATAGCGCACTTGGGCTTCTACTTCGGTAGGAGCCAGCAATTCTTTAAATAAAATAAAGTTATTATCTTCAGAAATCAAATCATGTTTAAATACCGCGTCTTCGGGGCCGATAACTACTGCGTTACGCTGGGGATCGATATCCACCACATAAACTCGTTCACCGGCGGCAATACCTAACCCCCGGCGCTGGCCAATGGTATAATGGGCTATCCCCTGATGTTCGCCCAACACATTTCCCTCTAAATCTAAAAACGGCCCTTTGGCAAACTTGCTACCGGTTCTTTCTTCTAAAAACTTGCGATAGTTGTTATCCGGTACAAAACATATCTCTTGGCTTTCTGGTTTAGTGGCGGTGGACAAGCCCAGTTTGGCTGCCATTTCCCGCACCTCCGGTTTGGTATAGGCCGCAAGGGGCATCAAGGTGTGCTCAATTTGATACTGGGTCATGTTGTACAAGACATAGGTCTGATCTTTTTTATCATCAATGGCCTTTCTGATGGTCCAACGCTGATGCTCTTCTGAGTACCCCAAACGGGCATAGTGTCCGGTGGCAACATATTCTGCCCCCAGCGCCACCGCTTTATTTAATAAAGCCTCAAACTTAATATAACGGTTACAAGCAATACATGGATTGGGAGTGCGACCTTTAATATACTCGTCGGCAAAATAGTCTATCACCTTTTGCTCAAAAAGCTCACGGAAATTCAAAACATAATAGGGAATCCCCAACTTGTTTGCCACCCGCCGGGCATCATCCACTGCCGTTAGCGAACAGCAACCAACGTAATCTTCATCAACCACCGTTACGTTAGGGTCCCAAATTTGCATGGTCACACCAATACAGTCATATCCCTGTTGCTGTAGCAAAGCGGCGGTGACAGAACTGTCTACGCCGCCGCTCATAGCTACCACTACTTTTTTATTGTTTGCCAATAAAATTCACCTACGCACCATGAGTTTTACGATAATTTTTAATTGCATCCTGCAGTGCATCAGCAGCCAAGTTTGAACAGTGCATCTTTTGCGGTGGCAGACCGTCTAAAGCCTCCGCCACCGATTTATTGGTAATTTCCATGGCTTCATCCAAAGTCTTTCCTTTGGCCATTTCAGTTACCATACTGCTGGTGGCTATGGCAGCCCCACAACCAAAGGTTTGGAACTTAATATCCTCAATGCGATTTTCATTGATTTTTAAATAAATTTTCATAATATCGCCACAGGTGGGGTTGCCAACTTGTCCCACCGCATCTGCGTCAGCCATTTCCCCTACATTACGTGGATTTGAAAAATGATCCATTACCTTTTCAGTATACATAGGTTATCCTCTCCCACCAATTTATATTATTTACGACCACAGGATGAACATGATCCGCCCGGAGTACAGTTTGGATCAAATCCCCCTGCTGCCAATGGAGACATTTGTCTTAGTCGTTCCACAATTGGAATTAAGCTATCTACAAAATAATCAACATCTTCTTCGGTGGTGTGTTTGCCCATACTAATCCTAAGGCTACCGTGGGCAATTTCCACCGGTATTCCCATGGCTAACAACACATGGGACGGTTCCAGGGAACCAGAGGTACATGCTGACCCGCTGGAAATGGCGATGCCCTTCATATCTAGCGAGAGCAACATTGATTCTCCTTCGACATACTCAATACAAAAACTGGCATGACCCGGTATTCTTTTTTCTGGGTGGCCATTTGATCTGGTATTGGGTATACTGTTCAGCACTCTATCCACTACTTTTTTGTGCAGCTTGGTCAATCTTTCATAATACTCCGGTTGATTGGCCACAGCCATTTCTATTGCTTTACCCAGACCAATAATGGCTGGAGCATTTTCAGTTCCGGGACGGCGGCGACGTTCTTGACCACCACCATACATGATTGGTTGCCACCAAGTACCCCGACGTAGGTACATCGCCCCAATTCCCTTAGGCCCATATATTTTATGACCCGAAAGGGTAAGTAAGTCAACGTTTAAATCATCTACATTTACTGGGATTTTACCAATACTTTGCACCGCATCAGTATGGAAAATAATTTTCCGTCCTTGCTTGCGCAACATTTGCCCGATTTCTGCAATGGGCATTATTGTTCCCACTTCATTATTAGCATGCATAATTGATACCAGGATAGTTTTATCAGTTAAGGCATTGGCCACATCTTCAACACTGACCAGGCCGTATTCATCAACCGGCAATACCGTTACTTCAAACCCCTCTTTAGCCAGCATTTCGCAGGTGGTTAGTACACAGTGATGTTCCACTGCTGTGGTAATAATATGATTACCCTTTTGTTTGTTGGCATAGGCCACACCTCTAAGGGCCATATTTGCTGCTTCGGTACCACCACTGGTGAAGGTTATTTCACCCACATGGGATGCACCAATGGCTACCCTTACCTGCTCCCGGGCATCTTCTACAGCCTTCCTTACTGGCCGGCCAAAGCCGTGGACACTGGAGGGATTACCATAATCCTCAACCATATACTTCATCATTAGTTCA carries:
- a CDS encoding AI-2E family transporter, with product MTLWHDKKIHRYMFYLVLLLMSMGFIYLIRNLFVSFILAAVLVYLLYPLVCAMEERGTPRVLAILLAYMGVMIVVSAILLYGIPRLVNQLHTLVYMLPSYTDQVEIFLQNVQKSYYRTELPEAMRQAIDQQISEIESTLQQLLVATVRSIISLLGHSLNFILAPVLAFYILKDLDSFKSKVTVWLPERHFSDTWHLARQINVVLISFIRGHLSLVIIVGLMTGISMALLGLEYSVMLGIIAGLTELIPYFGPILGAIPAVAIGLMQSKYMAIKVVLAILIIQQIEGNILAPKVLGQSVGLHPLFIIMVLLAGAELYGVVGMLLAVPVAAILRILLSFLYQKIVLQNLP
- a CDS encoding YtxH domain-containing protein, translated to MRGFWSGMVAGSVLGAVMSMYMEPKNNRNIIGPRRRKQANRMMRGVSHRVQDLMK
- the mnmA gene encoding tRNA 2-thiouridine(34) synthase MnmA, with product MANNKKVVVAMSGGVDSSVTAALLQQQGYDCIGVTMQIWDPNVTVVDEDYVGCCSLTAVDDARRVANKLGIPYYVLNFRELFEQKVIDYFADEYIKGRTPNPCIACNRYIKFEALLNKAVALGAEYVATGHYARLGYSEEHQRWTIRKAIDDKKDQTYVLYNMTQYQIEHTLMPLAAYTKPEVREMAAKLGLSTATKPESQEICFVPDNNYRKFLEERTGSKFAKGPFLDLEGNVLGEHQGIAHYTIGQRRGLGIAAGERVYVVDIDPQRNAVVIGPEDAVFKHDLISEDNNFILFKELLAPTEVEAQVRYNGSPSPAIISPLPAGKVHVHFQQPQKAITPGQAVVFYQGDYLVGGGTIEKVL
- the nifU gene encoding Fe-S cluster assembly scaffold protein NifU encodes the protein MYTEKVMDHFSNPRNVGEMADADAVGQVGNPTCGDIMKIYLKINENRIEDIKFQTFGCGAAIATSSMVTEMAKGKTLDEAMEITNKSVAEALDGLPPQKMHCSNLAADALQDAIKNYRKTHGA
- the nifS gene encoding cysteine desulfurase NifS, which encodes MRKVYLDNSATTQTDPAVAELMMKYMVEDYGNPSSVHGFGRPVRKAVEDAREQVRVAIGASHVGEITFTSGGTEAANMALRGVAYANKQKGNHIITTAVEHHCVLTTCEMLAKEGFEVTVLPVDEYGLVSVEDVANALTDKTILVSIMHANNEVGTIMPIAEIGQMLRKQGRKIIFHTDAVQSIGKIPVNVDDLNVDLLTLSGHKIYGPKGIGAMYLRRGTWWQPIMYGGGQERRRRPGTENAPAIIGLGKAIEMAVANQPEYYERLTKLHKKVVDRVLNSIPNTRSNGHPEKRIPGHASFCIEYVEGESMLLSLDMKGIAISSGSACTSGSLEPSHVLLAMGIPVEIAHGSLRISMGKHTTEEDVDYFVDSLIPIVERLRQMSPLAAGGFDPNCTPGGSCSSCGRK